The Streptomyces laurentii genome contains a region encoding:
- a CDS encoding phosphoenolpyruvate-dihydroxyacetone phosphotransferase, ADP-binding subunit dhaL (Phosphoenolpyruvate-dihydroxyacetone phosphotransfe rase, ADP-binding subunit DhaL [Streptomyces venezuelae ATCC10712];~dihydroxyacetone kinase, phosphoprotein-dependent, L subunit; TIGR02365;~identified by MetaGeneAnnotator; putative), protein MGRAGEHARAAVGPVSGAAPEHAGDETYGSDSASARDKDRESDKPRTTGRATVERSADMAGETEYDAEFFRAWMTAAASAVDREADRLTELDSAIGDADHGANLKRGFAAVAATLEKEPPATPGAVLATAGRQLISTVGGASGPLYGTLLRRAGKTLGDAPVVSRAALAEALAAGVAAVAQLGGAQVGDKTMLDALTPAAEALGTSFAAAREAAEAGALATVPLLARKGRASYLGERSRGHQDPGATSSALLIATLAEVAA, encoded by the coding sequence GTGGGACGCGCCGGTGAGCACGCCCGCGCTGCGGTGGGGCCGGTGAGCGGCGCCGCGCCGGAGCACGCCGGCGACGAGACGTACGGCAGCGACAGCGCCAGCGCCAGGGACAAGGACAGGGAAAGCGACAAGCCGCGCACGACAGGCAGGGCGACGGTGGAGAGGTCGGCGGATATGGCCGGGGAGACGGAGTACGACGCGGAGTTCTTCCGCGCCTGGATGACTGCGGCGGCGAGCGCCGTGGACCGGGAGGCGGACCGGCTGACCGAACTGGACTCGGCGATCGGCGACGCGGATCACGGTGCCAATCTCAAGCGGGGATTCGCGGCGGTGGCCGCGACCCTGGAGAAGGAGCCGCCGGCCACGCCGGGCGCGGTGCTCGCCACCGCCGGACGGCAGCTGATCTCGACGGTGGGCGGCGCGTCCGGCCCGCTGTACGGGACGCTGCTGCGCCGGGCCGGCAAGACGCTGGGCGACGCCCCGGTGGTGTCGCGGGCCGCGCTCGCCGAGGCGCTGGCGGCCGGAGTGGCCGCGGTGGCGCAGCTCGGCGGGGCGCAGGTGGGCGACAAGACGATGCTGGACGCGCTGACACCGGCGGCCGAGGCACTGGGGACGTCGTTCGCGGCGGCCCGGGAGGCGGCGGAGGCGGGCGCGCTGGCGACCGTCCCCCTGCTGGCGCGCAAGGGCCGGGCCAGTTATCTGGGTGAGCGGTCGCGCGGGCATCAGGATCCGGGGGCGACCTCGTCGGCGTTGCTGATCGCCACCCTCGCGGAGGTGGCGGCATGA
- a CDS encoding hypothetical protein (identified by MetaGeneAnnotator; putative;~sequence version:1) has protein sequence MENLTDSLATWPALACDLRKTIDQRVRDHEIRLLLSYILGDQGKGPLGVDCSA, from the coding sequence GTGGAGAACCTGACTGATTCACTGGCGACGTGGCCCGCCCTCGCCTGCGACCTGCGCAAGACCATCGATCAGCGTGTGCGCGATCACGAGATCCGCCTGCTGCTCAGCTACATTCTCGGCGACCAGGGCAAGGGCCCGCTCGGAGTCGACTGCTCCGCATGA
- a CDS encoding phosphoenolpyruvate-dihydroxyacetone phosphotransferase, subunit dhaM (PTS_IIA, PTS system, mannose/sorbose specific IIA subunit. The bacterial phosphoenolpyruvate: sugar phosphotransferase system (PTS) isa multi-protein system involved in the regulation of a variety of metabolic and transcriptional processes. This family...; cl00025;~Phosphoenolpyruvate-dihydroxyacetone phosphotransfe rase, subunit DhaM; DHA-specific IIA component [Streptomyces venezuelae ATCC10712];~identified by MetaGeneAnnotator; putative), which produces MSGSANRVGIVLVSHSAAVAAAVAELARGLAGGGDTAPIAPAGGTPDGGLGTNAELIAEAVKRVDEGAGVALLVDLGSAVLTVKALLAEGDELPEGSRLVDAPLVEGAVAALVTASVGGDLDAVVAAASEAYDYRKV; this is translated from the coding sequence ATGAGCGGGTCGGCGAACCGGGTCGGGATCGTGCTGGTGTCGCACAGCGCGGCGGTCGCCGCGGCGGTCGCCGAGCTGGCGCGTGGTCTGGCGGGCGGCGGGGACACGGCGCCGATCGCACCGGCGGGCGGGACTCCGGACGGCGGTCTGGGCACCAACGCGGAGCTGATCGCCGAAGCGGTGAAGCGGGTGGACGAGGGCGCCGGGGTGGCACTCCTGGTCGATCTCGGCAGCGCGGTCCTCACGGTGAAGGCGCTGCTCGCGGAGGGGGACGAGCTGCCGGAGGGGTCGCGGCTGGTGGACGCCCCGCTCGTGGAGGGCGCGGTGGCCGCGCTGGTGACGGCGAGCGTCGGGGGCGATCTGGACGCGGTGGTGGCCGCGGCGTCGGAGGCGTACGACTACCGCAAGGTGTGA
- a CDS encoding dihydroxyacetone kinase, dhaK subunit (Dihydroxyacetone kinase [Carbohydrate transport andmetabolism]; COG2376;~dihydroxyacetone kinase subunit DhaK; Provisional; cl10557;~dihydroxyacetone kinase, DhaK subunit [Streptomyces sp. C];~identified by MetaGeneAnnotator; putative) codes for MLINVPETVVADALRGMAAAHPELTVDVENRVVLRRDAPVAGQVALVSGGGSGHEPLHAGFVGPGMLAGACPGEIFTSPVPDQMVRAAAAVDSGAGVLFVVKNYTGDVLNFEMAAELAEDEGIQIAKVLVDDDVAVTDSLFTAGRRGTGATLFVEKIAGAAAEEGAPLERVESIARRVNERSRSFGVALSAVTTPAKGSPTFDLPEGELELGIGIHGEPGRERRPMMTSREIADFAVDAVLDDLRPRGPVLALVNGMGATPLLELYGFNAEVQRVLGERRVPVARTLVGNYVTSLDMAGCSVTLCEADEETLRLWDAPVSTPALRWGR; via the coding sequence ATGTTGATCAATGTGCCGGAGACCGTGGTCGCGGACGCGCTGCGCGGGATGGCCGCCGCGCATCCCGAGCTGACCGTGGACGTGGAGAACCGGGTCGTGCTGCGGCGCGACGCCCCGGTGGCCGGGCAGGTGGCGCTGGTGTCCGGCGGCGGGTCGGGGCACGAGCCGCTGCACGCCGGTTTCGTGGGTCCGGGGATGCTCGCGGGCGCGTGCCCCGGGGAAATTTTCACGAGCCCGGTACCGGACCAGATGGTGCGGGCGGCGGCCGCCGTCGACAGCGGCGCCGGAGTGCTGTTCGTGGTGAAGAACTACACCGGTGACGTGCTCAACTTCGAGATGGCCGCGGAGCTGGCGGAGGACGAGGGCATCCAGATCGCCAAGGTCCTCGTCGACGACGACGTCGCCGTGACCGACAGCCTGTTCACGGCCGGACGCCGGGGCACCGGTGCCACGCTGTTCGTGGAGAAGATCGCGGGCGCGGCCGCCGAGGAGGGCGCGCCGCTGGAACGCGTGGAGTCGATCGCCCGCCGGGTCAACGAGCGTTCCCGGAGCTTCGGGGTGGCGCTGAGCGCGGTCACGACCCCGGCGAAGGGCTCGCCGACCTTCGATCTCCCGGAGGGCGAACTGGAGTTGGGCATCGGCATCCACGGGGAGCCGGGCCGGGAGCGGCGGCCGATGATGACCTCGCGGGAGATCGCGGACTTCGCCGTCGACGCGGTCCTGGACGATCTGCGCCCACGCGGACCGGTGCTCGCTCTGGTGAACGGGATGGGGGCGACGCCGCTCCTGGAGCTGTACGGGTTCAACGCGGAGGTCCAGCGGGTGCTGGGCGAGCGCCGGGTGCCGGTCGCGCGCACCCTGGTCGGCAACTACGTGACCTCGCTGGACATGGCGGGCTGCTCGGTGACGCTGTGCGAGGCGGACGAGGAGACGCTGCGACTGTGGGACGCGCCGGTGAGCACGCCCGCGCTGCGGTGGGGCCGGTGA